A single genomic interval of Syntrophales bacterium harbors:
- a CDS encoding 2-hydroxyacyl-CoA dehydratase family protein codes for MGIPTLMIEADMVDERNFSEGQVETRIEAFIEVLSGRR; via the coding sequence ATGGGGATTCCCACGCTGATGATCGAAGCCGATATGGTGGATGAACGGAATTTTTCCGAAGGCCAGGTGGAAACTCGCATAGAGGCCTTTATCGAGGTTTTGAGTGGCCGCCGTTAA